The proteins below come from a single Notamacropus eugenii isolate mMacEug1 chromosome 7, mMacEug1.pri_v2, whole genome shotgun sequence genomic window:
- the LOC140514624 gene encoding olfactory receptor 4F6-like: MDGANCSVVTEFVLVGLSVSWEMNIVLFCFFSSFFVGIVLGNLFIVFTVIFDPHLHSPMYFLLANLSLLDLGLSATAVPRMIADVLSTHRIISFPSCMIQIFFIHVMGGTEMVLLIAMAFDRYTAICKPLHYLTIMSPKTCICFVVVAWVIGVLHAISQFVFIINLPFCGPNKVDSFYCDFPRVTKLACVDTHIVDNVVTANSGLISMGTFFLLIISYIFILFTVRHHSSVGLSKAFSTLSAHITVVFLYFTPCFFVYVWPFPTLSLDKFLIILDFVVTPVLNPAIYTFRNKEMKMAMKRLSRQIVGSKESSR; this comes from the coding sequence ATGGATGGAGCCAATTGTTCTGTGGTGACTGAATTTGTATTGGTGGGACTTTCTGTTTCTTGGGAGATGAATATTGTactgttttgtttcttcagttcattttttgtGGGAATTGTGCTGGGAAATCTATTCATTGTGTTCACTGTGATTTTTGATCCCCATCTGCATTCTCCCATGTATTTCCTGCTGGCCAACCTCTCCCTTCTTGATCTGGGTCTATCGGCCACTGCAGTACCTAGGATGATAGCTGATGTTTTGAGTACACACAGAATCATCTCATTCCCAAGTTGTATGATACAGATATTCTTTATCCATGTTATGGGGGGAACTGAGATGGTTCTCCTTATAGCCATGGCCTTTGACAGATACACAGCAATCTGCAAGCCTCTCCATTATCTGACTATTATGAGCCCCAAAACATGTATTTGCTTTGTAGTGGTTGCCTGGGTGATTGGGGTGCTCCATGCTATTTCTCagtttgtttttattataaatCTGCCTTTTTGTGGACCTAACAAGGTTGATAGCTTTTACTGTGACTTTCCTCGGGTCACAAAACTTGCCTGTGTAGATACCCACATAGTGGATAATGTGGTCACTGCTAATAGTGGGCTTATTTCCATGGGTACTTTCTTCCTACTGATTATTTCCTACATCTTCATCCTGTTCACAGTCAGGCATCACTCTTCAGTTGGTTTGTCCAAGGCTTTTTCCACACTGTCAGCTCATATCACGGTGGTATTCTTATATTTCACTCCATGTTTCTTTGTCTATGTGTGGCCATTCCCCACACTGTCACTGGACAAATTTTTAATCATTCTTGACTTTGTTGTAACTCCTGTCTTGAATCCTGCAATCTATAcatttagaaataaggaaatgaagaTGGCAATGAAAAGACTGAGCAGGCAAATTGTGGGTTCTAAGGagtcttccagatga